The following proteins come from a genomic window of Chryseobacterium glaciei:
- the recF gene encoding DNA replication/repair protein RecF (All proteins in this family for which functions are known are DNA-binding proteins that assist the filamentation of RecA onto DNA for the initiation of recombination or recombinational repair.): MIINKLSLYNFKNHSEKKFEFSPQINCFVGNNGVGKTNILDALHYLSVGKSFLGNTDINNIKKDEDFFTIDAEIQNNDSEDIIKISQPKESKKIIKKNDKSYDRMADHIGYLPSVMISPYDSNLISDSGESRRKFLDSMISQTNSEYLFELIQYQKTIQQRNALLKYFAKNRVFDKDSLEIYDEPISRSGTKIFEKRRAFVSQLNPIVQNFYNIISGGKETVSVIYESHLFDDSFQNLLKDNIERDRMLTYTSKGIHKDDLLFDMDSVLIKKIGSQGQQKSFLIALKLAQMSLVKELTGKTPILLLDDIFDKLDDYRVSQLIELVNQENFGQIFITDTHRERTESVVKKINEESIIFEI, translated from the coding sequence ATGATTATTAATAAGCTTTCCCTGTATAACTTCAAGAACCATTCTGAGAAAAAATTTGAGTTTTCCCCACAGATCAATTGTTTCGTAGGAAATAACGGGGTTGGAAAAACAAATATTCTGGATGCTCTTCATTACCTTTCAGTAGGGAAAAGTTTTTTGGGAAATACCGACATTAATAACATCAAAAAAGACGAGGATTTTTTTACGATAGATGCTGAAATTCAGAATAATGACAGCGAAGACATTATTAAAATTTCTCAACCTAAAGAATCAAAAAAGATCATTAAAAAGAACGATAAAAGCTATGATAGAATGGCTGATCATATCGGTTATTTGCCAAGTGTGATGATCTCTCCTTATGATTCTAATCTGATCTCTGATTCCGGAGAAAGCAGACGAAAATTTTTGGATTCTATGATTTCTCAGACGAATTCTGAATATCTTTTTGAGTTGATTCAATATCAAAAAACCATTCAGCAGAGAAATGCTTTGTTAAAATATTTCGCTAAAAACCGAGTTTTTGATAAAGATTCTTTAGAAATCTATGACGAGCCGATTTCCAGATCCGGAACTAAAATTTTTGAAAAAAGAAGAGCGTTTGTATCACAGCTTAATCCTATTGTTCAAAACTTTTACAACATCATTTCTGGTGGAAAAGAAACTGTATCTGTTATCTATGAATCGCATTTATTTGATGACTCTTTTCAAAATCTATTAAAAGATAACATTGAGAGAGACAGAATGTTAACCTACACCTCAAAAGGAATTCACAAAGACGATCTTCTTTTTGATATGGATTCTGTTTTAATTAAAAAAATAGGTTCACAGGGACAGCAAAAATCATTTCTTATTGCTTTAAAATTAGCTCAAATGAGTCTGGTTAAGGAACTGACAGGAAAAACACCCATCCTTTTATTAGATGATATTTTTGATAAGCTTGATGACTACAGAGTTTCTCAGCTTATTGAACTCGTAAATCAGGAAAATTTCGGTCAGATTTTCATTACAGATACACACAGAGAACGTACAGAAAGCGTTGTGAAAAAGATTAATGAGGAAAGCATAATTTTTGAAATTTAG